The sequence below is a genomic window from Candidatus Eisenbacteria bacterium.
GGATCAGGTCGCATTCGCGCCGTGGGCGCAAGCCGTCGCCGGCGTGCGCTTCGACCACTTCGACATCGACTACCACAACAACCGGAACGGCACCGACCTCGCCCGTACCGATCGCGAGATTTCGCCTCGGCTCGGCGTCGTGCTAAAGCCCCTGTCGTCACTGTCCGCCTATGGCAGCTATGGCGTCTCGTTCCTGCCCAGCTCGGGAGCGACCTTCACGTCGCTCAACGTCACGACCCAGACGCTCGAGCCCGAGCAGTTCACGAATTACGAGGTCGGCCTCAAGTGGGAGGGCGGCTCGCAGTCGGTGACGCTGGCGGCATACCAGCTCGACCGCGAGAACACGTCCGCGCCGGACCCGCTGGACCCCACGCACACGATCCAGACCGGCAGCCAGCGCAGCCAGGGGCTCGAGCTCGGCGTGAGCGGCAACGTCACCTCGCACTGGCAGGTGTTCGCGGGCGCGACCCTGCAGGACGCCGAGATCACGAGCCGGACCACCCAGGCGCTCGCCGGAGCCACCCCCGCATTGACGCCGCGCCACACGGTCTCGCTCTGGAACCGCTACGAGCTCGTGCGGGGCCTCGCCCTCGGACTCGGCGTGCTCCACCAGGCGGAAATGTTCACGGCCGTCGACAACGCAGTCACGCTGCCCGCGTTCACGCGCGCCGACGCCGCCGCCTTCGCACGCCTGAACGAGCGGGTGGCGCTGCAGGTCAACGTCGAGAACCTGTTCGATAGGGGCTACTACGCGACCGCGCACAACAACAACAACATCACTCCCGGCGCGCCGCGGACCTTCCGGATCGGAGTGCATTCGAGGTACTGACGGGGTGCACCACTGAATCCCGTTCCGCGAGCTACCAGCGGATCGCCACCGCCCCCCAGGCGAATCCCGCGCCGAACGCCGCCAGCACCACCAGATCTCCAGACTTGATGCGGCCCGCGGCCCGGGCCTCGGCGAGCGCGATCGGGATGCTCGCGGCGGTGGTGTTCCCGTAGCGGTCGATGTTCTGGAATACCTTCTCGGAAGGGAGTCCCAGTCTCTCAGCCACGGCATCCGAAATTCGCTGATTGGCCTGGTGCGGCACGACCAGGGCGACGTCCTCGAGCGAGTGCCCCGCTTTCTTCAGCGCCTCGAGGATGGCCTCCGGGAATCGAGTCGTCGCGTGCTTGAAGACCTGGCGCCCGCTCATGCGTGGATACTGGCGGCCTTCGGCGATCATCTCCGGCGTGATGCGGCCCATCACCTTCGAGGAAGGCACCTCGGCCCAGAGCTCCTGCGCGTACTTGCCCTCGCTGTGGAGCACGGATGCGAGCACGCCACGATCATCGCCGCAGGGCTCGATGACGACGGCTCCCGCGCCATCGCCGAAGAGGACCGCCATGTCGCGGCCGGCCGTCGAGAGATCCAACCCGGTGCTTTGCACTTCGGCGCCCACCACGAGCACGCAGCGGTTCTGCTCGGCACGTACCAACGCATCCGCCAGGGTCACGCTATAGACGAATCCGCTGCAGGCATTGTGAACGTCGAGCGCTCCGATGGTGGACAAGCCCAGGGCGTCCTGCAGGAGCGAGCCGCATCCGGGAAAGAAGTAGTCGCGCGTCGTCGAGGCGAAGATGATGAAGTCCAGGTCGCTCGGTTCGCGCCCGGCATCCTCCAGCGCGCGGCGTGTCGCCTGAACCGCCAGGTCGGTGGTCCCGGTTCCTGGATCGACGAAGTGTCGCTCGCGGATGCCCGTACGCTCGACGATCCACGCGTCGCTCGTGTCCATGAGCTTCTCGAGATCGTGATTCGTGACGACCCGTGGCGGGACGTGAAAACCCACACCTGTGATGCACGATCTCATGGAGGCGGGATCCTACCATTGCGCCGGATCCGGTCGGCACGCGCTCGGGCGCGAACCGATGCGTTGGTCCGGAGACCAAGCGCAGTGGAGTCTCCCGTCAGCGCTGGCGCATCGGCGCCAGCCCGAGCTTGCTGTTGAGCCAGCGAACCAGCGGGAGCATGCGCTCGAAGTCCTCGGCGAGCGTCGAGGTGAGGCGCGAGCTGGTGACCTGTGCGTCGGTCAGTCGGCGCCCGATGGTGAAGGACTGGAACCGCAGCCAGCGTGCAGCAGGATGGTCGTCGCAATAGCCGCGCGGCATGCCCTTGAGCATCTCTTCATCGGTCATCCGGCCGAAGCGCTTGACGAGGGTGGGGGCCTCGGCGATCCGCTCGAAGCCCTTCGGATCGCCGGCGATGGCGCTTCTGAACTTGTTCAAGGCCGGTCGAGGTGGCATCCAGCATCCGCCGCCGACCATGGAGTTCCCCGGCTCGAGGTGGAAGTAGAAGCCCGCGCCGCCCCCGTGAGCCTCCCGCCCGACCTTCGACGAGCCTCGGGCGTGGAAGAACCAACAGGCTGCGTGCGTCTTGTAGGGTGACTTGTCGCGAGAGAATCGGACGTCGCGGTGGATGCGGAAGACCGATCGCTTCGGATCACCCGTGATCTCGGGGGCGAAAGAGCCGAGCCGAAGATCCATTTCCTCCACCAGGTCGCCCATCGGCTGCTTCACGTCCCGCTCGTAGTCTTCGCGATGCGCCTCGAACCAGGACTTGTGATTGTGGCGCGAGAGGCCGCGTAGAAAGTCCAGCGACTCGCGGGAGAAGAGGGCCATGGATCAGATTCCCATGCCGGCGAGCTTCTGAACGACCTGCGCCATCAGGCTGGTCACGTCCGGGTGTGAGACCTCGAAGCGAGTGATCGATTCCTCGAGCCGCTCGATCAGCGACCGGTGGTGATGGGGTGGGAGTCGGCCGGATTGGCGGAGGGATTCGAGATCGACGGAGAGTCGTGTCAGGAGCTCCCGGTCGTCATCGCTGAGCCCGGGATCCTGGAGCTTGCTGCGGAGTCGCGTCAGCAGTTCGGCGGTCTGATCGTCCATGGACGGGAGTCTATACATTCCGCCTGACGAACTGAATGCTCTACGTCCCCTGCGAGCTCCCGTACGCGGGCAACTCGACGACCGGCTCCTTTGGGCGAGTTCCGGCGACGAGGATCCAAAGAGACAGGGCGTTCGCCAACGCGAGCCCTGAGTAGACAATCGCGGTCCCAGTGAGCACGGACCACCCACGCGTCAGCGCCTGAAGAACCATCACGCCTTCACGCTCGCCCGCAGCCAGAATGTGAGGCGCGGCCAGATCCACGAGCTGGCCGAACAACTCGGCGCCGAGGACGGAGGCCGCGATGAGCGAGCACTGGACGATCACGAGTCTCGTGGACTCCAGCCGGAACCGGCGGCTCCTCGTCGCCATGAGGAGAAGAAGCAGCGGCGGCACCGCGATCAGGAAGACGCCAGCCATCGCTTCGAGGAAGGGGACCAGTAGCACAGCAGCCGCAGGCAGCAACAGCAGCCCAATTCCGTCGGACTCCCTGATCCGCTCCACGCCGCCGAAGCGCTGGATGATCGCGAGCACTTCGCTCCACAATTGGATCAGCCTCCCGGACTGAAAGAAGGCGATGGAGGGGAGCACGAGCATTGGGATGGACGCGGGAGCGAGCCATTGCAGGCGAAGCGATTCGTCGTCCTCT
It includes:
- a CDS encoding beta-ketoacyl-ACP synthase III, whose product is MRSCITGVGFHVPPRVVTNHDLEKLMDTSDAWIVERTGIRERHFVDPGTGTTDLAVQATRRALEDAGREPSDLDFIIFASTTRDYFFPGCGSLLQDALGLSTIGALDVHNACSGFVYSVTLADALVRAEQNRCVLVVGAEVQSTGLDLSTAGRDMAVLFGDGAGAVVIEPCGDDRGVLASVLHSEGKYAQELWAEVPSSKVMGRITPEMIAEGRQYPRMSGRQVFKHATTRFPEAILEALKKAGHSLEDVALVVPHQANQRISDAVAERLGLPSEKVFQNIDRYGNTTAASIPIALAEARAAGRIKSGDLVVLAAFGAGFAWGAVAIRW
- a CDS encoding DUF2461 domain-containing protein, which gives rise to MALFSRESLDFLRGLSRHNHKSWFEAHREDYERDVKQPMGDLVEEMDLRLGSFAPEITGDPKRSVFRIHRDVRFSRDKSPYKTHAACWFFHARGSSKVGREAHGGGAGFYFHLEPGNSMVGGGCWMPPRPALNKFRSAIAGDPKGFERIAEAPTLVKRFGRMTDEEMLKGMPRGYCDDHPAARWLRFQSFTIGRRLTDAQVTSSRLTSTLAEDFERMLPLVRWLNSKLGLAPMRQR
- a CDS encoding DUF4404 family protein, coding for MDDQTAELLTRLRSKLQDPGLSDDDRELLTRLSVDLESLRQSGRLPPHHHRSLIERLEESITRFEVSHPDVTSLMAQVVQKLAGMGI